The genomic stretch GATTTAGCATCCGCTGTTGCGACAGCTTCACTggatatttttatttccttttaattttaacgtttttatgtttttaagccttttcaatttttaattctttttggtttaaatcaattaaaacaaaattagaCAAAGAACTGTgactaataaaatattgttatataGCATCTGATcttaaaaaaaataaaattagaaCCGTAGTACGCAGGCACCTAACTAAGTTCTATGATATAGGGGAAGTTAGGGTAACAACGACTAGAGCCACTCGATCCGTAGAAGCATGTTTGTTTGAACCAATCGAGCTTGAATTTATAGAAAGGCAGAAATCCATAAAATACCAAACTATTAAATAGAAGCTGCCATGGTAGAAGGCCCACAGCTGCTACCGAGTGGCCGTACCAGTTGCTGGTAGCACTGCAGACCATTACGACTTGAAAGGCCAGTTTTAGCACCCCAAGTAGCAGGCGAAGGGCAATGCTGCCAATGGTGTCACTAGAGGCGCAAAGGCTTCAGCTGGATGATCAAAAATACTTTGAAGAACAGTCCCAGATTCACACATTGCGAGGCTAGTGCAGCCACGTGGCCCTTGTACAAATGGCCGAAACGCCCTAAAAAGATTTTAACCTAAATCAGGGAGAAGGGGCCATAATAGGAAAGAAGACCGAACTAGGAACATGACCTAGAAGGGCAAAATTTTAGGAATTGgtgttgttttaaaaatatttaggCGACTATTAAATCGAATTtgaaatcaaatttaaggCATTGAAAAGGTATAAACTAAACAACGGCCCAAGTTTAGTTAATACCAATTCGACTGCTTGAGGCGAAAAGGCCATAGCAGTATAggttaaataataaattcagaacaaataaaaaataaatatatctCATCTCGTAAGTGCTCATcaagttaaatttaaaatatatcgTGCAGAGTAAAGTTGAAAACGTTACAGGCACGATCTAAgtcattaaaataaagcTCAGATTGTAATTACACATAAGGGTTCAACACACAGATAACACTGTCTACACATTGAAGATTGGAAAAatcatacacattcatAAATTAATCCGATGATCATAGAAGGGTCGATAATCgcaaataatataaaaccGTCAATTCTGAAAACCATTGCTAGTTAAAAACCAACTATTGACAGCCAATAAACAGCAGTGACTGCGGGTAAACGCAGGCAGAATGCCGATCATTAAGGTGCTAAAACTAAACAAAAGAAAAGTACAATCAACCCGCAAAATAACCAATCACTCGTACAAATGCAGAAATCCAAAAAAGATAAtgaaacaataaaaattaggATTCTATTAACATTTGAATCCAAAGttaaaatttcaaaaaGGTTACctacaaaataattatgGCTAGTATACTGTTTAATTATGACAATTCATTActgtaaaaaaaaatactCTTACAATATAGAAGCCCAGGACCCTCTGGAGAGGGCAAtgaaaaagttaaaatatatttctCAAAATTACATCCAAAAAACCCTAATAATAGTCTCAAAACAAATGGTAAGATTGATATAAACACtggtataaataaatgacGACTAAACAATATAAAGTCTCAACTCAATCAAGTGAAAATGACAAAAGAAATAAGATCAAGTCTCAATAACTTAAAGAATACCCAAGCACCCAGACCGCTGTCAAGGGCGAGCTTGAGGTAAACaagataaaatttataaaatccAATGATAGATGGTACTCAAAAAAAAACAATCAAAACCTGTGGGTACAAAGTATACAAACATGATAAAAAAACCCTGCAATGGcaaaactaaaattaaataatggtATTACAAACTCCGTATTCTGtgaaaataacaaattagGTATAACTGGAAAATATAAGGACCttgtataattataaaatcaacaaatgtgccaaataaaaaaacttATTACCCATCGATAAAATCTGATTAAACTAAAAGATcgatataaattaaaatccaAACTAAAGATTAAACCCATTCTTGCTACAAACCTAAGATAAATTAGCAGGAAAAGGTTACAAGGCCCGGGCGTGAGTGACTGTGCGTACGAGGATCGTACACAAAACAGCCACTGAAGACCCCAATAGTAGGGGGGGAACGACGCGGTGAGTTGGgtgttgctgttgttggaGTGGTCATTTCGAGAGGGCGCCGAGGAGACGGTAGGCCATGACCGAAGGAGGCGGGAGAAGGGGCAAATTTATCAAGGGTTTTCACGTTGAGTACTGGCGTGTGTAGACCTGGCGAGGGCACGGAAGTGGACCACACACCACGGGCACGTGGAGCCTAAGTTTGAGTCCCCCGCCGCAACTAACCGGCGAAGCCCAGGCGGCTGGAAATGTGAATGGGACGAGAGCCCAACAGGCCACTGGCATGAGCTCAGCCAGCATCTAGAAGATCCGACACCCCATCAAAGCTTCGCATGTTCCAAATTCACAGTAAATTCACGGCCTTCCACCGTATATTAAGGATGAAATCTATATATTATactgtatttttatatattaccGCAATCGGTGGAAATGTGTGGACATTTGGGCCGGCAAACTCGTCAGGTGTGTGTGCTGCCCCAAACGCCGCACGAAGGAATGACGGTTTCCTCGAAAACGGAGCCGTCCTTGATCTGAACAATCCATCAGGGtttgatattaaaatttcGGTAAAAAATGGGTTAATGTACAAGGAAATATGTGCAACGAAGGTTGCCGGCACCGCTGTGGAAGGAAGCGACAGTAAAACGGGTAACAAAGACGAGGTGATAACGAGAGTATTCAGCGACAGTAACCTGTTGTGGGAGGCTGAGGGAGAAGAGTACTGTAAGTGTGTGACAGTTACGAGCAGGTTCTCAGGGGAGATAGAAGGCAGCGGAGCCACTGGGAGCACGAGCGTTGGCCGCTCAGTTGATTCAAGTCATTCAAGCCAGAGTTACGTCAGCAACAAGGAAGGAGATAACGAGGATTCCAACGGTTATGGCGGCGGCAAGAGCGAGGGAGGCAGCGGCGGCGAAGGCGACGACGGAGAGCTCAAGTATAAGCTGATCTTCGTCGAGATTCTTCCTTACTCAGACTACAAGGTTAAGTATTTCTACTCCCAGACAGTGGAGAGTGATCACGAGGAGGTGACAGTGCGTCCGATTGACAAGACGACGTACAACCTGCTCCTGTACAAGATGGCCAGAGTCCCGTCCTTCGACGAAAGCTACGTCAAGGAGATAGAGGAGGAGTTGGCCACCGAAACGGGCTCAAAGACTTCTAGCGACACCGTTTCAGAGACGTTTAATAAATCAGGCCCAAAGGTGTCCTACGATTTGGCCGACAACGATTACGCGCAAAATGAGTACAGCAGCAACGATTGGCAGAACAATGCAGCCGCGTACAACTTGTTTTGTAGCAACAACGATTCGCAGAGCAATGTGGCCAACGAATTTATCTACAATAAGTTTGGCAATGATCAAAAGAACAACAATTATACGCAAAATTATCAACATAACGATGGAAACTCCTACAACGAGTTTAGCAACAGCGATTCAGATGCATCGGATGATGAGCCTAAGAAATTTACGAATCTTAACTACGTCGATGAGGTTGAAGCGCTACAGCTCAAAAaggatgaagaagagcCGACATTTGTGTTTGAGTTCTCAGGATCACTGCTGGACGTGCCAGATAGCATGGCGCCAGGGTCAGGAAACGCACCAATAGCAATCAAGTTTGAGCCTTACATACCTAATTACTCAGTGCAGCAAAGCCTTATTAAGCCGAAAGCAGTGCTTGACATAATAAAACCGGAGCTGACACACAACATACGCTACGAGTACGAAGTCAACGACGGAATACCGACGCTGTTCGTGAGGGCGAGCACGTCGAAGTACGCAAGGCCAATCAAGACGATCTACGAAGACCTGAATCACATATGGCACGACGATGAAGCAAGGATGATGGAGCTTAAGGCGTTTAGCAGTTACGGAGAATATAAGCTGGTGGAGCTTATATACCAGTCAAAGTCAGAAGGAAAACTGGGAGTAGTCAACTACGACTTCGAAGAGGCAGTGGACGAAGATCAGCGTCTGGCGGACGCAGAAATAGAAGCAGCAGGAGCATACGGAGAGAGTTCGATAGCGTACTTTAAGAAGGTGGAAGACTCCTGGGAGGAGGTGAACATCAGAGAGTACGAAAACGCCTTCAACCAGATTAAGCTGAAGATACAGCACGCGGGAAACGTCATGCTTAACCTGGAGCACATGGATAACGCGGACCTCTTCTTCCAGAAGTACGAAAAGGGAGAGTACTTCGACGCATTCACGTACTTCCCGCTCACAGGGTACACGCTCAACATGGTGATGGACGGAGAGGCGATCATATGGAGGTCGAAGAACAAGCGCTGCGTGGCAGTGATAGTGATCAGAGAGCCGGCGTTCGACAGAGGAGTTGACCTGAGTTTTGAAGGCTACGGCGAAAACGTACTGGCGGGAAACGGAACAAGGGATGGGAACGACAGTGGCAGCAGTACAAATTTGGGACCAATAAGATTTATTAAGCTGGAGTTGCTGGGAACAGGAGGAAGTAGTTCGACGAAGCGAATAAAGACAAGGTGTTTCAAGAAATTGGAGTCGGATGACATACCACTGGGAAGCGGAAGGTTCGATACGCGTGGAATTAGTAAAGATAGTAGCAGCTCGGGAGGAAGTTACGAAGAGGAGAACACACTGCGCTTGAGTAGAAGGTACGTGAGAATAACAGACGCGGAGTTTGAAAGGTCGATCAACGGAGAGTTGGAGTTGAACTACAGAGTGCGTCTGCCAATGCAAATGAGCGGAGGAGGAGACGGATTTAGTGAAAGAGAAGGGTCAGTAGCAAAAGCAGCACTGACGAAAGATAGCATGATTCTGGAAAAAATGATGGACAGAGCGAACATGGTGGATGGACCAGGAAAAGTGGAGGACACGAGCACGAAGTGCGACACagcgacgacgacgacatGCAGCAGAGTAGCAGCAAGACAGAGAATAATACACTTTTTGCCACGAAAGGGAGCGGGAGGAGAACTGCCACCAACATCAAAGCTGTTCAAGCAGGAAGAAGACGGAATCAGCTTCGACTCGTCAATAGAGTTCGGAGAGCTGCACGAGGAGCCAGAAGATAGACCAGTCAACCTGatggaagaggaagatagaGCAAGCGTAAGTAGCGTGGAAAAGGTGCAAAGATGGCTAGAAGGAGGAGCCAAGGCAGGACAAATAGAACAGGGAGAAGAAGAGTGGACCCAAGGTGTCGGCAAGGGAACGTACGGAGACGCAGAGTATGATCAGAACAGGCTGGAAGACTACTACTCGCAGAGAGACCACGAAGGCACAGTGTACGAACAGAGTAGGCTAGAGGAGGAGACAGAGGGAAAGGAAGGATATGCACACACTGGAGGCGCACACGCAAATAGGAAACGCAGTAGAAAGTCAAGCAGGAAGTCAGGTAGGAAGTCGGTTAGTAAGCAGCCGCCAGGGCCTCGTTACGAGAATATGCTGTTGGACGTAGCCTACTACAAGAAATACGAAACGGACAAGCACCAAGGAGTGCAGTATAAGACGTTCACGCCGCCGGAGGGGAAAATGTTCAACACGCTCTGCCTCGCAGGACACGTGATATGGAGAGCGGAGCAGGGCGAGAGCTGCGACTTCGTGAGAGTCTTCTTCCCCTTCGGCTCCCCCGACTTGGGCCTTCTGAGAGTGGTCGACGACGCCACGGGCGAGGGCACGGACCTGTACTTCCACAGGGACGGGGACGACTGGAAGTTCGTGACGTCCGAGGCGATGATAAACGTGTTCAAAGTCTACGCAATTGAGACAAAAGGCGCCCTCGTGCACTGAGGACGGTTGTTGCACGAGTAGCAGTTTTTAACACAAGAATGAACTTTTGTAGTACCACCAAATGCAGTGGTATGGTGGCATCAGTGCCATAGAAACACTAGGGACAGTTAGGTTTAAGCAGTGTTACCCGTTAAGGTGACATTACAATGGTACTAATGACATTAAAATGGTACTAATGACATTAAAATGGTACTGGTGGCAccagatgtgtaaaatagatttaacCGTTGACCATAGTCAGCAGAGATTACAGTCAGAGAAGGCAGCCAGAGGAGGCTAGCGAGAACTGTGGGTCAGTGGAGAGTGGCATTGCCACTGGCCAGGCCACAGTGCGAATGCAGTTGAAGTTCAACCAGGTCCAGAAGGACCACcgtctgtaaaatatatataattttctgCAGTTAACACTACACACCACTAGGAATTAAGGAGTCAGTTTCGTGTTAGATACCCTGATATACATGACGATAAATTGATATGCgtattacatattatattagACAATGTACTAcatgttaattatttagtaCTAAaccaataatatataatatgtgCGACaaagataataaaatgataaaagataataaagacaatacacatttgataataaataagcaaAAAGGATCAGATATGTGAAAATAAGTctataacaaaatataaacaaaaactgTCATCATGGATGGTACCATAATCAGTTTGAGTACTTAGTACTGTCTAACAGAATTTTTATACGTGcatagaaaaaataaggcaaatatacattaaactCAGGGATACGCCAGAATACACACAGGAGAAAAGGAACATTTAACTTATACTGATGTGATACTTTTATAAGTGGTTAACAACTTAGGTGGAAGGGATGGGGGTTTGGAACGAAGAATATAGCCGTAATAACCTTGACCTTAGTTACCACAGAGTATATGGAAACTGATATGATTACATTATGAGCCCTAAAACCAAAAATTGGAGCATGggatataataaattaattatattagtCGATGTGTAAAGTATACAGAGTCACTTcagtttataataaataacagtATCGCTACAAGATATCAGCAATACCATGTATCGCAAGTTAAAAAGtaactttttttttaatatgtataacattaaaaacacgCAAAATATCTAAATTGttaactttttaattttaagagtttttacacatttcacaAATTTCAACTATttctttacacatttctgTAAATGATGAGTCTCTTGATTGAACAAGTTTGATAGATTCATATACagaaataaatttgtaaatcaGGTTATTATAATCagttatttttaaagaATCATCAAACAACGGTTGCCATTTAAACCACCGGAAACTGGTTGTAATAATTCGATTTAAAAATGCCAAAAATATATCTTAATCATAAAGAGGGCGATTACACTACCAAAGATGTTAAGGTTACAGTGGAACCTTATccattttgtaaaatatttaataggTACACGCATAAACCAGAAAAAGCCGATTGGAGACCAGGAACTAAAATTACACTATTAAAATCGAATGGTTCTTTTAAACAAGAATACTCTATTTATTTAGGTAATCGTAGGTATTATTTCCGTTCTTTGGAGTCAGCatctgtttattttaacagatATGACTCCAAAAATGCAAATCCGTTAATATTAGTGCTATTATTTAAAGGTAGTAATTTACCGCAAAGAAAATATCTTGCATTGTCCAAATTTCTTAATCGATCTGGATATTCGATTGATAGTTTAGATAACTATGAAGATGAAGCGGACATACTTccaatattaattaaagaaaacaaggaaacaaacaaacaaataacattCAAAATTGAACCACCTTTAGGTAAATCAAATGTTATAAAACACCAAGAAAACATTGGAACCATTTTTGAAAGAGTAACATTTATGGCTAATACAAGTCCACAAAAAATCAGTAAGTCAAATGGGATATATGAGTTGTATTGTTCTACATTGCTAGAAAATGACAAAAGCAGTATTGATAAACAAACTGTTAGTCAATATAATTCACAAACATTTAACGCCGTTTGTGTGTACTATCATAAAACAGAGAAAATAGCTCTGCTAATAGAGTTTGTTGCAAATTATGTGTTAAAGCTTCTACGcagaaaaaaaagtaacGGCGATAGCAAATGGGTAGAAGATAACCTTAATATTCcatatttgtgtaatgATGATTTAACTAAATACCTGAAAATTATTCTATTTTGtttgaaaaacaaaataatcaTACGGTTGGATAAACAGGGTGAATATACGGAGAACCAGGTAGTAGATactgtaaataataatgacCAATCACCagagaaaaataaaaaaataattcCCACTAAAAGCTGCACTACTCAtccaaaaaaatataatggCTATGTATGTTATAATCACAATCTGAAAGattattatgataaaaaccTTGAAAATATAGTAGGTAAGCTTGAGTCAAGTTCCACATTCAATTTTGATATATACTTGGAAATAGTTTTTATGATTTTCAACAAAAAGATTTCAATATGCAGTTCATCACACAAAGAgtatttgttttacaaGCCTGGTCCAGGTCCACCCGGAGATAATGTGTACGTATACTTTTACGAAAAAAGTGAACAAGATGACCGACCAGACACAGTACCTCTAATGCTggaatttgataaaaatttttatgGGCCttataaaaaggaagattACTTTAAAGAATGGAGCAAGATAGATAATAGTAAACATCAACTTGATATCTCTAATCCGAATGACCATATTAAATCTGAGTtggataaatttaacaaatcaCTTAATCAGATATGTTTGAAAAAGACTGATGATTATGGAATTACTGGCTTAAACGGTGTCACCAAAAATGGAGAATCAAATTTTGATCCTGTTCGAGTTCGTGTACTTAAAAACAAGATACCAGCCTTTCGTGAATTTGACCCAATTCGTTCTGATAACATTCATTGTGAATACAGTGTATACTCAAAAAACATTCACAGCACTGTTAATACGTTCCAACTAGGGGCTATTGACTACAATGGcaaaaatgttaatgttaaaGAAAACGGCAAGCAGACTACAAGTGGAACGTTACAGGTAACATCTGGCCAGAATCAACTGACCGTGTACTATCTAACTAAGGACCAGAATTATGAGTATCCACTTCTAATTGGAATaggtaaaaaatacattattgACGATTTTTATAAGCTTATATCAAAAAATTCAGATTATGTATgggaaaaaattaaagatgaagaaaaatTTCCTTTGAAAGGAGGAACTGTTAACCCCGAAATTATCAAATTGttagataaaattaattattctCTTAAACAAGCAGCCGTAATAGAAATAGACAAAAGGAGTTCCTATGTGTTAAAAGCCACGTCCATTACTTCAAGTTCTGAATCTTTTTTGCCAATAAATGATCACAATGTAATAGTTGCTCAAAAGCATGCCTGTGAACCCTTATGGGAGGCTGGATACAGGCGCCTTTTTCACAATATAtctgaaataaaaaatttcGACTACTGTTTAATTGGAAGTATAAAgttttatacacatgtaGTATTATCAAAAGAAGATAGCcctgtaaaaaaaattaataaggGAATAAAACTGTATAAAATCAGAAACAGTGACAACAAAATTAGAGAAAAAATTCTTACTGCTACCTCTTTTGTTGAAATAGAATCTTATCTTAATGAATATACACCTATTTATTACAGCAGTTGTAGGCCTGAAGTTTTTGTGTATTTCTACAGAGATGACCCTAGGCCAGGGTTGCTGTGTTTTGGTAACACTACATATAAACCAATAAAATTGCCTCAATTGATTGAAAGTGAATTTCCGTATACAACTGAAGATTATACAAACTGGGTCGGTATACGAAGaactaaaaaatgtgtCTGTGAAAATGAAATGGGTGGGTGTATTAATaagttattatattaaattaataagtaaaaatactGATATCACTATAaccaataaatatttttagaacTTAAATTTCTGACCGAAGTGTTGGACGGATTATATTTTTCCAGCcaatttgaaaaatttataagTGAATACTGGGTAACTTTATCAGCTGGAGCAGGCGGTGGAGTTATAGGTGTAGGCGGCGTAGCCGGAGGAGGTTATCTTCTGTGGACATATTTTGCAGGTTTGAATCTATTGCTGTGAACCCTCTAGATTTAATAATGGCATTAACTTCTATGTAACATAGAAGTTTCACCTCTACATCAATTGAAATTTGTGAAATAGTTTAAAAGCTCTTAATTTAATGCAGTTTGCAAAGGTTCATATTGATGCTTATCTATGTAGTTTCTGTATGAATACGTTACAAAGGAAAactaaattataaacattaagTAGTTAAAGATGGTGATAATAGACCAACTTAATACCTGCGTACTTTGCAGGGTTAAAGAAGAGCTTCATGGCTCTCCCAGTTTGTAATATGATTACAATGGTTTCCTTGTCAAGCATTAGCGCACAGTCGATTATCCTATCCTTGTTTCGTGGCCTAAGTTAcattagaaaaaataaacttacttGAAGTGAGCAAAAACACCCGTAGAGTGAATGTACAGTTTCGTCTTGTTAACCaaagttttaaatatattatagtCGCCGCATCTGGTGGATGGGTAAGCTATGGCGCTCCTATAGTGCTTAAAGTACTTGCCAATGTCCTTATCTTCGTTgttaatatcaaatatgcatgaatttttaaaattcacTTTCCTATTTTCGTTGTCAAAGTCGCAATCTTTTATCGCAGCCTGATCTATTTGGtacatatacattttaGGCTTCTCGCTAATCACACAGAGCCATTTCATCTCTTTGTCAATTATGCACTTTGTCACTCTTCCAAAATTGTTCGTCTTTCTGAAAACTTGAATAAGTTCTCCAGATAGTGTGTCaaacatttttatgtaTCTGCCCTGGATGGAGCTCGTCACTACAAGCAATCCATTAGGGCTAAAGTCAATGCTCGTCACCTCACTGACGTGCACTTGAAGTTTCATGCTTAATTTCGTGTATTTTCCAATTTTTTCTCCAGCGTCTATCATTTCATCAAATTCAAATACGTCGTCCGGAGCATCAGAATCCTTATAATCTTCACTATAAAAAGAAGTTTCAGAACTATTTGATATGCGATTCTTCGTGTATATTTGAATCATTATACTCCCCTTCAACTTtcctaattttttattgtcaACATTGGTTTACAGCcaaataacataattatatactatCAAGTCcaattttcaatttaacaATTAGCAACTGAAGACCCGTAAGTGTATTAATTAAGCTATTAAAACCAGCCAACTATACtagttttaattaatttaataccTGGGTATGCGATAAAGTTAAGTCCCCTGTACGTCGAAACCGAGATTACTCCGTACGGGTTATTTATCGTGTTTGAACAGTGCAAGAGACTCACGTCACTCATTTGGTAAACGTACACCTTGTAATTCAGCGACACCGCAATCCTACATTAGTCATACAcgtttatatttttaaacattttgtAACACTCATCCcagatataaataaaaaacctACAAGTCGTACAGAAactttacatttataatcGAGTCCGTAAACACGAGTTGAGCCACTTCGACGAACTTTTTATCGTCCCAAATGGTCAATATGTTCTGTTTCCACGGCTTAATGAACTTGCTTTTCAGCGAGCTGCTGTTGATCTTCCGTATGTCGTAGTACTCTGAGTTGCCAACAAGGGCCAGCAGGTTCGACCTGTACAGCATTTCCGCAGTCCCGACAGCTCCAACATTCTTATATCTCAAGTCTAAATTACATATGCAA from Theileria orientalis strain Shintoku DNA, chromosome 1, complete genome encodes the following:
- a CDS encoding uncharacterized protein (WD40 repeat-like domain containing protein) — protein: MAFNDARFNQDGTCICVANDRGFKILNSNPMVLTCDRDLRYKNVGAVGTAEMLYRSNLLALVGNSEYYDIRKINSSSLKSKFIKPWKQNILTIWDDKKFVEVAQLVFTDSIINVKFLYDLIAVSLNYKVYVYQMSDVSLLHCSNTINNPYGVISVSTYRGLNFIAYPGKLKGSIMIQIYTKNRISNSSETSFYSEDYKDSDAPDDVFEFDEMIDAGEKIGKYTKLSMKLQVHVSEVTSIDFSPNGLLVVTSSIQGRYIKMFDTLSGELIQVFRKTNNFGRVTKCIIDKEMKWLCVISEKPKMYMYQIDQAAIKDCDFDNENRKVNFKNSCIFDINNEDKDIGKYFKHYRSAIAYPSTRCGDYNIFKTLVNKTKLYIHSTGVFAHFKPRNKDRIIDCALMLDKETIVIILQTGRAMKLFFNPAKYAGIKLVYYHHL